Proteins encoded within one genomic window of Rhinoderma darwinii isolate aRhiDar2 chromosome 5, aRhiDar2.hap1, whole genome shotgun sequence:
- the LOC142652273 gene encoding uncharacterized protein LOC142652273 → MPSSSAVEGRSELTGLEDDIEEAVSPAGSSLEVPSSAAAKRMKSAAESSLRVERSSGRSLQVPELERRRPTVSSKKVAHSAGSAQQVPAQLANPLARSLVRERETTGWSGTPSCSKDGVEDTAEAPASLVLEAAQDFSSELQPRKRSRKTRVAYSPPPPVSRRRRGPRSQLSCQQVSPGSTGTQQEVAEVVHDPGQVEQSVAEVQNDGTRSGALWNSVSSSFMESDLGLIYVNIQRSFAPRTWADYSAAWKEWVNFCVNENCNFFHNEVGLVLKCVCSLISRRLAL, encoded by the exons ATGCCTAGCAGCAGCGCCGTCGAGGGAAGAAGCGAACTTACTGGGCTGGAAGACGACATAGAGGAAGCAGTGTCTCCTGCTGGGTCGTCGCTCGAGGTGCCGTCATCAGCTGCAGCCAAGAGGATGAAGTCTGCAGCAGAGTCATCACTGAGGGTGGAGCGCAGTTCCGGACGttcgctccaggtgccggagcttGAGAGGAGGCGGCCGACCGTGTCATCAAAGAAGGTGGCGCACAGTGCCGGAAGTGCGCAGCAAGTGCCGGCGCAATTGGCTAACCCGCTGGCCAGAAGTTTAGTCAGAGAACGGGAGACAACAGGTTGGTCGGGTACCCCCTCCTGCTCCAAGGATGGTGTGGAGGACACAGCGGAAGCGCCGGCCTCACTGGTTTTAGAGGCGGCGCAGGACTTTTCTTCAGAGCTGCAACCGAGGAAGAGGAGCCGGAAGACTAGGGTGGCTTATTCCCCACCCCCGCCAGTATCAAGGAGAAGAAGAGGTCCCAGGAGTCAACTTTCCTGTCAGCAAGTTTCCCCAGGATCTACAGGCACGCAGCAGGAGGTAGCAGAAGTGGTGCACGACCCAGGACAGGTGGAACAGAGTG tggcggaggttcagaacgatggcaccagaagcggagctttgtggaattccgtgtcctcctcatttatggaatctgatttgggactaatctatgttaatattcagagatcctttgctccaagaacatgggctgattattcagctgcttggaaggagtgggttaatttctgtgttaatgagaactgtaatttctttcataatgaggtaggtctagttttaaaatgtgtatgtagcctgattagtaggaggct TGCGctctga